One Methanobacterium sp. genomic window, GTCCTTTAAATTAATTAATGATTTTAAACATAAAATGAATAATAAAAAACAGGAATGTGATTTTAATGAAAACCTATTTCAACCCAGAAATAGAAACAATGCCTCGAGATGACCTCGACGCACTTATAGATGCACGTATAAAATATACGGTTAATTATGCATTTCAAAACTCGCCATTTTATAGAAAATGGTTTAAAGAAAAAAATATTAGCATTTCTGACATTAAATCCCACGAAGATTTAAGGGAACTACCAATTATAACCGGTAAAACAGTTCGCGAAAGACAACCCCCTGAAACAGAAGAATTCGAATTCAGATGTAAAGGCAGCGAAATATTCACAATCCACGAAACAAGTGGAACAAGCGGCACTCCTAAAGCTTTTTTTCTTACATGGGATGACTGGAACAGATATGCAGATAAATATGCAAGATCATTCACATCTCAAGGATTTGGGGAAGGAGATCGAGTAGTTGTCTGCGCATCCTATGGAATGAACGTCGGTGCTAATACAATGACCCTTGCAGCCCAAAAAATTGGGATGACCATAATTCCTGAGGGTAAATGCACATTTCCAGTCAGAATAATTAAAAGTTACCAGCCCACAGGTATTGTGGGAAGCATATTCAAATTTTTACGCCTTGCAAAGCGTATGGAGGCTGAAGGGATCAAACCTGAAGAATCCAGCATCAAACGGCTAATTGCAGGTGGTGAAAGCTTTGCAGAAGAATCAAGAGCATATTTAGAAGAAATATGGGGGGTACCTGTTTACAACACCTACGGAAGCACTGAAGGAACAATGTGCGGGGAATGCCACAAAAAAGTAGGCCTTCACGTGCCTGAAGACCTCGTACACCTCGATGTTTACAACCCACAGCTTAAAGATTTTGTAGATGAAGGTGAATGTGGTAGAATAGTGCTTACGACCCTTATTCCAGAGGGTGAAAAGACAGGAACGCTTCTTCTAAATTATGACACTGAGGATACTACTGTTGTGGTAAGCAGGGAAAAATGTCCATGCGGCAGAACCCATATGAGAATAATGAACCCCCAGCGTGAGGCAGAAACTGTTTGGGTTGCAGGATCACCTTTTAACAGGGTAGATATAGAACGAGGAGTTTTCCAGAGAGATAATATGGATTATTTAACTGGAGAATATGAGGCCTTTCTCTATGGGGATGAGATGGAAACAACTTTGAGGGTGAGTATGGAATGCGAAGACCCTGAAAACTGCAATAAAGGTCTGATTGAAGATAATTTTGTCAAAAGTTTCCTTCAATTCAAACCTGCCCTACAGCAAGCACATGAAGATGGGAGTTTTAACCTGAGCTTTAATTTTACTGGACCAGGAGGGCTTGAATTCTATAAGGTTAGGGGCAGACCCAAACGTTTAGTGGATCGTCGGTGAAATTAAATTGATGGTATTGAATTTCATTTTTTAATTTTTATTTTATAATAGTAGAAACACATATTAAATAAAAAAACTTTTTTTAAACTTATTCATTATAGGAGAAAAATGTCATGCTCAATGCAGAAACTTATATCACAAATCAAAAGGGAATTGGCGGACAAATAAGGGCTAAATATGAAGATTTTTACGTAGAAGAAATACCGGAGTCAGAACCAAGTGGTAGCGGCCCAAATACATGGTTTTTCATTGAAAAAATAGGTAGGGATACCCTTGATGTTGTTCTGGATATTGCACAGGAGCTGCACATAAACCGGAAAAGAATGGGTTTTGCAGGAATGAAGGATAAAAGGGCTGTTACAAGGCAGTGGCTCTGTGTGGCAAATTCAGAAGTTGAGGAAATAGAGAAATTAGAAGATAAGCTGTACAAAGTAAAAATTCTTAAGATAATGCAGAATGAAAAGAAATTAAGAATTGGGCAGCTTATCGGGAATAAATTCAGACTGCTGATAAGAGATACAGAAAATCCTGAAGCCGACGCTAAAACTGCAAACGAAGTTCTGGCAGAATTAACAATGAGAGGAGTTCCAAACTACTATGGCTGGCAGAGATTCGGAAAGAAGAGGTCAAATACACATATAGTGGGCAAGATACTGCTTGAAAATGATTTAAAGAGGGTTATCGATGCTTATATTGGAAATCCCTATCCTGAAGAGCCGGAGCATATAAAA contains:
- the ftsA gene encoding coenzyme F390 synthetase, producing MKTYFNPEIETMPRDDLDALIDARIKYTVNYAFQNSPFYRKWFKEKNISISDIKSHEDLRELPIITGKTVRERQPPETEEFEFRCKGSEIFTIHETSGTSGTPKAFFLTWDDWNRYADKYARSFTSQGFGEGDRVVVCASYGMNVGANTMTLAAQKIGMTIIPEGKCTFPVRIIKSYQPTGIVGSIFKFLRLAKRMEAEGIKPEESSIKRLIAGGESFAEESRAYLEEIWGVPVYNTYGSTEGTMCGECHKKVGLHVPEDLVHLDVYNPQLKDFVDEGECGRIVLTTLIPEGEKTGTLLLNYDTEDTTVVVSREKCPCGRTHMRIMNPQREAETVWVAGSPFNRVDIERGVFQRDNMDYLTGEYEAFLYGDEMETTLRVSMECEDPENCNKGLIEDNFVKSFLQFKPALQQAHEDGSFNLSFNFTGPGGLEFYKVRGRPKRLVDRR